One Corynebacterium matruchotii genomic window, CGCCCACCCCGACGATCTAGAAATCGCCTGCGGGGGTACTCTTGCTCGCCTCGCCGATGAGGGGCACAAAATCCACGCTATCGTCATGAGTGACGGATGCGCAGGGGGCGATAATAGCGTGCGCCCCACCGAAGCCCGGAACGGCGCCGCTACCATGGGGCTGGAAAAAATCGAGATTCATTCCCTCACCGACACCCGGTTAGAGGACCACAACATGGAAATGGTGGACATTATTGAAGCAAAGATCAACGAACTCAAGCCCGACCTGATCCTGACTCACTCCAGTCACGATCAACACCAAGACCACAAGGCCGTGCACTTCGCCGTGCTGCGGGCCGCCCGTAAACAACCGTCAATTTTGTGTTTTGAATCCCCCTCCGTGACCAGCGAATTCAACCCACAACTCTTCATTGACATTACTAACTACATTGACATTAAAATCCATGCTGTCCAAGACCACCGCGACCAGGCCGGTAAACGCTACCTCCGGTGGGATCGGCTCAAAGGCATGGCCAATTTCCGCGGCGCCCAGGGGAAACTGGAACTCGCCGAAGGATTCGAAATCGTCCGTCTCAAAGACTCCATCGCAGGATTGAAATAACCATATGAACATTCTCATCACCGGTGTCGGCGGTCCCGCCGGCCGTGCTCTCGTCAGCCAACTTGCCACCACCAGCCATAATGTTGTGGGCGTGGACATGCAGGAAGTTGCGCTCGCCGACATTGATTCTTTCGAACTGGTGCCCGCCGCCAACGATCCCGACATGATTAACCAACTTGCCGCACTGGTCGACCATTACGACGTGGATCTACTCATCCCCACCGTTGCCGACGAGCTTCCCATGGTGGCGAAAGCATCCCAACTGGGTCAGCTGAGCAACGCCCAGGTTGTCATTTCCCCCCTAGAGGCGGTGGAAAAATGCTTCGATAAGCTGCTGACCATGCGGGCGCTGCGGGAAGCCGGTGTTTCGGTGCCTCCCTTCGGTCTCCCCAGCGATTTCACCTCCTCATATGATGTGTTCGAACAGCTCGGCGGTGCCATTATCACTAAACCGCGGGTGGCCCGTGGCGGTCGGGGCTTCGCCATTCACACCAGCCCCGAAAAATTCCAGCTCGAATCGTACGACGACTCCTACATCATTCAGGCATTCGCCCCCGGGGAAGAATTCGCCCCCATGGTGTACATCGGCGACCAACCCGGCAACGAAACCGTTTCCATCGTTGCGAAAACTCAGGAAGAATTCTGCGAAACCGCCGCCCCCATCGTCCGCTCCGTCGACACCGCTAACGCCCTTGACGTGGCACTACTCGCCGTCAAGGCCTGCCACGCCCTGAAGTTGAAGGGGCCCATTGATTTGGATGTGCGTCGCATGGCTGACGGTCACCCGGTTGTGTTAGAAGTGAACGCCCGATTTGGTGCCAATAGCTCCCTTGCACCAGAATTATTGGCAGAAGTTCTTAAGTCAGCCGCATAAAAAAATAAGGAAACACCCATGTCTGCGCTAGCAGTCGTTGTTCTCATTGGGCTCAGCACACTCATTTTTTGGGTGGGCATGATTAAGCTCCTTTTCATACCCCTGTCCCTCTATTTTGAGATCCGCCAAACCTGGCGCAACCACCGAAAAGTAAAAACTGCCCTGGACGATGAGCCCCTCGTGAGCATCATCGTCCCCGGCTATAACGAGGAAAAAGTGCTGGGTGCCTGCATCAGCTCTATTCTGGCCAGCAGCTACCAGCACTTCGAACTCATCATGGTCAATGATGGGTCCACCGACAGCACCGCCAAGGTGATGCGGGACCTCGCCGAGGCCAACCCCTATACCGTGATCTTTGTCGACCAACAAAACTCCGGCAAAGGGGCTGCGCTGAACACCGGCACCGCCTATGCCAATGGTGAGTTCATCATGTACGTGGATTCCGATGGAGTTTTCGGCAAAGACACCATTCGGCAGATGCTCAAGGCCTTTGATAGCCCCAAAGTGGGGGCAGTCAGTGGTGATGATCGACCGGTGAATCTCGACCGGGTACAAACCACCCTGCTTGCGCTCATTTCTCATGTGGGCACTGGGTTTATCCGCCGGGCGCTCGCCGTGGTGAATTGCCTGCCCGTGGTCTCCGGGAATAACGGCCTGTTCCGGCTCAAGGCGCTCAAGGCCACCGGGCCGCTACGTACTGACACGCTGGGGGAAGACCTGGAGCTGACCTGGCGAATTCACCGCGCCGGCTATCGGGTGAACTTTGCCCCACAGGCCGTCGTGTATGCCGAATCACCGTCCACATTGAAAGGGCTATGGCGGCAGCGGGTGCGGTGGGCACGGGGGATGCTGCAAGCCACCCGGATTCATAAGAATATGATTTGCAATCCCCATTATGGGGCATTCGGAGCATATTTGCTGTTTAACCTGCTCAGCATGATTATTGTACCGGTCGCGCAGATCTTTGTGCTGCTGGGTATGCCTATCGTTATTATTACCGACCCCGACGCGCTTCCCACAACTGCGTTAGGATGGGTGGGGTTCCTCGGGTTGGCACTAGCGCTTGTTATTTTGATATATTCAATCGCACTAAACCGGGCCTGGGGAGATTTACGCCACATATGGGTCTTTCCCCTTTGGCCCATATACTCCACACTGGTTGGTTTCACGCTTGGTTGGGCCATTATCTTGGAAGTGAAGGGGGCGGAAAAGAATTGGAACAAACTGGAGCGTACCGGCACCATTAGTGTGAGTGGCCTCAGTGTCGATAAGCAAGAAGCGAGTCCAGCATGAAACGCAGAACATTTTTAAAACTTTCATCCTTGTCATCTATCCTGTCGTTCCTACCGTTTGGGTCTTCCTCCTGCGGAAAGGGTTACGAGCTGCGGAAACTCAAAAATTCACCGCTGCCGGAAGAGCGCAGCGTGAACTTTGGTTTCGAGGA contains:
- a CDS encoding PIG-L deacetylase family protein, which encodes MVFTIIIIALVALIVIHHATLAEEVAVFAALAACFALIVALLRNRIASPPKTATPYTVLTVGAHPDDLEIACGGTLARLADEGHKIHAIVMSDGCAGGDNSVRPTEARNGAATMGLEKIEIHSLTDTRLEDHNMEMVDIIEAKINELKPDLILTHSSHDQHQDHKAVHFAVLRAARKQPSILCFESPSVTSEFNPQLFIDITNYIDIKIHAVQDHRDQAGKRYLRWDRLKGMANFRGAQGKLELAEGFEIVRLKDSIAGLK
- a CDS encoding ATP-grasp domain-containing protein, giving the protein MNILITGVGGPAGRALVSQLATTSHNVVGVDMQEVALADIDSFELVPAANDPDMINQLAALVDHYDVDLLIPTVADELPMVAKASQLGQLSNAQVVISPLEAVEKCFDKLLTMRALREAGVSVPPFGLPSDFTSSYDVFEQLGGAIITKPRVARGGRGFAIHTSPEKFQLESYDDSYIIQAFAPGEEFAPMVYIGDQPGNETVSIVAKTQEEFCETAAPIVRSVDTANALDVALLAVKACHALKLKGPIDLDVRRMADGHPVVLEVNARFGANSSLAPELLAEVLKSAA
- a CDS encoding glycosyltransferase — its product is MSALAVVVLIGLSTLIFWVGMIKLLFIPLSLYFEIRQTWRNHRKVKTALDDEPLVSIIVPGYNEEKVLGACISSILASSYQHFELIMVNDGSTDSTAKVMRDLAEANPYTVIFVDQQNSGKGAALNTGTAYANGEFIMYVDSDGVFGKDTIRQMLKAFDSPKVGAVSGDDRPVNLDRVQTTLLALISHVGTGFIRRALAVVNCLPVVSGNNGLFRLKALKATGPLRTDTLGEDLELTWRIHRAGYRVNFAPQAVVYAESPSTLKGLWRQRVRWARGMLQATRIHKNMICNPHYGAFGAYLLFNLLSMIIVPVAQIFVLLGMPIVIITDPDALPTTALGWVGFLGLALALVILIYSIALNRAWGDLRHIWVFPLWPIYSTLVGFTLGWAIILEVKGAEKNWNKLERTGTISVSGLSVDKQEASPA